Proteins from one Pleurocapsa minor HA4230-MV1 genomic window:
- a CDS encoding carbon-nitrogen hydrolase family protein, which produces MKSYLAAAVQMTSKPDLTKNLVEAEELIELAVRRGAELVSLPENFAFLGQEMDKVAQAKEIAHKTEQFLKKMAQRFQITILGGGFPVPVGDNPQKAYNTASLVTPDGQQVAIYQKVHLFDVNVPDGNTYQESSTVMAGTEIPTIYESEQLGKLGLSICYDVRFPEFYRYLSRQGADILFIPAAFTAFTGKDHWQVLLQARAIENTCYVIAPAQTGNHYERRYTHGHAMIVDPWGVILADAGNAPGVAVAEINPQRLQQVRQQMPSLQHRVFV; this is translated from the coding sequence ATGAAGTCATATCTCGCCGCCGCTGTGCAAATGACCAGCAAACCCGACCTGACCAAAAACTTGGTCGAAGCAGAAGAATTAATCGAATTAGCCGTCCGTCGGGGAGCAGAATTGGTCAGTCTACCTGAGAATTTTGCTTTTTTGGGTCAGGAAATGGATAAAGTTGCTCAAGCAAAGGAAATTGCGCACAAAACCGAACAGTTTCTCAAAAAAATGGCGCAGCGATTTCAAATTACAATTTTAGGTGGTGGCTTTCCTGTACCCGTAGGCGATAATCCACAAAAGGCTTACAACACGGCATCTTTAGTTACTCCCGATGGTCAACAGGTAGCCATCTATCAAAAAGTCCATCTCTTTGATGTCAATGTTCCTGATGGTAACACTTATCAAGAATCTAGTACTGTGATGGCGGGAACTGAAATTCCTACTATTTATGAATCAGAACAGCTGGGTAAATTAGGTCTATCTATCTGTTATGACGTGCGTTTCCCAGAGTTTTATCGTTATCTTTCTCGTCAGGGAGCAGATATTTTGTTTATTCCTGCTGCCTTTACTGCCTTTACTGGCAAAGATCATTGGCAAGTACTGTTGCAGGCAAGAGCGATCGAAAACACCTGTTATGTAATTGCTCCCGCTCAAACAGGCAACCACTACGAACGTCGCTATACTCATGGACACGCCATGATTGTCGATCCTTGGGGAGTAATTCTTGCTGATGCAGGAAACGCACCTGGAGTAGCAGTAGCAGAGATTAATCCGCAACGTTTACAGCAGGTGCGCCAACAGATGCCATCCTTACAGCATCGAGTATTTGTTTAA
- the cdd gene encoding cytidine deaminase produces MMTTELTESEQDQLIESATQAIKSAYAPYSGFKVGAAVLTSTREIFTGCNVENASYGLSMCAERNAIANAIIGSGHDTITIKAIAVANSHNVSCSPCGACRQVIWEFGQNAQVIFRANQGWQTSTIKDLLPVGFSL; encoded by the coding sequence ATGATGACCACCGAATTAACTGAATCAGAACAAGACCAGCTAATTGAAAGCGCAACCCAAGCCATCAAAAGTGCCTATGCTCCCTATTCTGGGTTTAAAGTAGGCGCAGCGGTGTTAACTTCCACCAGAGAAATCTTTACAGGTTGTAATGTGGAAAATGCTTCCTATGGTTTGAGTATGTGTGCCGAAAGAAATGCGATCGCCAATGCCATAATTGGTAGCGGTCACGATACAATAACCATAAAAGCGATCGCTGTAGCTAATAGTCATAATGTTTCCTGTTCTCCTTGTGGTGCTTGTCGTCAAGTGATCTGGGAATTTGGACAAAATGCTCAAGTTATTTTTCGCGCAAATCAGGGATGGCAAACTTCAACTATTAAAGATTTGTTGCCAGTAGGATTCTCTTTATAA
- a CDS encoding 3-deoxy-7-phosphoheptulonate synthase — MDINITSDLHVIETRPLLSPAFIKSELPIAPKVAQLVAQTRDRIRQILEGEDKRVLVVVGPCSIHDVAAAHEYGEKLAQLRSQLRDQLEIVMRVYFEKPRTNVGWKGLINDPDLDNSYDINNGLRTARKLLLDLASNGLPAATELLDPITPQYIADLICWTAIGARTTESQIHRQMASGLSMPVGYKNGTDGSFTAAINAMLTAKIPHHFLGINQDGLASIVRTTGNPDGHLVLRGGAAKPNYEAADIEAAVTALKKKTMNSRIMIDCSHGNSRKDYRQQVNVLDSINQQIEAGSEHIAGVMIESHLIEGNQSIPENGKPSVYGQSITDACVNWETTKTMMHNLANAVAKGRSQVKQSVASIAGS, encoded by the coding sequence ATGGATATTAATATTACCAGCGATCTCCACGTTATTGAAACTAGACCCTTGTTAAGCCCTGCATTTATTAAAAGTGAATTACCCATCGCCCCCAAAGTTGCTCAACTGGTAGCTCAAACTCGCGATCGCATTCGCCAGATCCTTGAAGGTGAAGACAAGAGAGTGCTGGTAGTGGTTGGGCCCTGTTCAATTCACGACGTGGCAGCAGCCCATGAGTATGGAGAAAAACTAGCTCAGTTGCGATCGCAGTTGCGAGATCAGCTAGAAATTGTCATGCGAGTCTACTTTGAAAAGCCTAGAACTAATGTGGGCTGGAAAGGTTTGATTAACGATCCCGATCTAGATAATAGCTACGACATTAACAACGGTTTGAGAACTGCCAGAAAGCTACTGTTAGACCTAGCTAGTAATGGTTTACCCGCAGCGACAGAATTACTCGATCCGATTACTCCCCAATATATTGCCGACCTAATTTGCTGGACAGCGATCGGTGCAAGGACTACCGAAAGCCAAATTCATCGTCAGATGGCTTCTGGTTTATCAATGCCCGTAGGCTATAAAAATGGGACTGACGGCAGCTTTACCGCAGCGATTAACGCCATGCTCACCGCTAAAATTCCGCACCATTTTTTAGGTATTAATCAAGATGGATTAGCCAGTATTGTCAGAACTACTGGTAACCCCGATGGACATCTCGTTTTGCGAGGTGGCGCAGCTAAACCAAACTATGAAGCGGCTGATATTGAAGCAGCAGTTACAGCTTTGAAAAAGAAAACAATGAACTCTCGCATTATGATTGATTGCAGTCATGGTAATAGTCGCAAGGATTACCGCCAACAAGTTAATGTGTTAGATAGCATTAATCAACAAATTGAAGCTGGCTCGGAGCATATTGCGGGAGTAATGATTGAAAGCCACTTGATCGAGGGAAATCAATCCATTCCTGAAAATGGCAAACCTTCTGTCTATGGTCAGAGTATCACCGATGCTTGCGTTAATTGGGAGACAACTAAAACCATGATGCATAATTTGGCAAATGCTGTAGCTAAAGGCAGATCCCAAGTTAAGCAAAGTGTAGCTTCAATAGCAGGCTCGTAA
- a CDS encoding NAD-dependent epimerase/dehydratase family protein has protein sequence MNTHIVTGVAGFIGSHLAETLLQQGAEVIGVDQFNDYYDPQLKHNNLVNLKQYANFKFIKADIQELDWRELLAGVDVVYHQAAQAGVRASWGEGFRNYTERNINATQVILEAAKQVKSLSRIVYASSSSIYGNAVTMPTPETLCPLPVSPYGITKLAGERLCWLYQQNFDVPVTALRYFTVYGPRQRPDMAFHKFFKAAIARKSINIFGDGQQTRDYTFVRDIVAANLAAGKIPEAIGEVFNIGGGSRVNLIELLDMMEQVMGLPIGRNYLENAVGDARHTSADITKAQKILGYIPQVSLMEGLAEQWQWIQSLYI, from the coding sequence ATGAATACCCATATTGTTACGGGCGTTGCCGGATTTATTGGCTCACATTTAGCCGAAACTCTTTTACAGCAAGGAGCAGAAGTTATCGGGGTCGATCAATTTAACGATTATTACGATCCGCAACTCAAACATAACAATTTGGTCAATCTCAAGCAGTATGCCAACTTTAAATTTATCAAAGCAGATATTCAAGAATTAGACTGGCGAGAATTATTAGCAGGGGTCGATGTTGTTTATCATCAGGCAGCTCAAGCAGGAGTTAGAGCTAGCTGGGGGGAAGGATTTAGAAACTATACAGAGAGAAATATTAATGCAACTCAGGTGATCTTAGAAGCAGCCAAGCAGGTTAAATCTTTAAGCAGAATTGTCTATGCTTCTAGTTCATCGATTTATGGCAATGCAGTGACGATGCCTACTCCCGAAACTCTATGTCCTTTACCCGTTTCTCCCTACGGCATTACGAAACTTGCAGGAGAGCGTTTATGTTGGCTATATCAGCAAAACTTTGATGTTCCTGTTACTGCTTTACGTTACTTTACCGTCTATGGCCCAAGACAACGACCAGACATGGCTTTTCACAAGTTTTTTAAGGCAGCAATTGCTCGCAAATCAATCAACATTTTTGGTGATGGACAACAGACTAGAGACTATACATTTGTCAGGGATATTGTAGCTGCTAACTTAGCTGCGGGGAAAATACCAGAGGCTATTGGTGAAGTGTTTAATATTGGTGGCGGTAGTCGGGTAAATCTGATTGAGCTATTAGACATGATGGAACAAGTAATGGGACTACCCATTGGCAGAAATTATTTAGAGAATGCTGTGGGTGATGCCCGTCATACTAGCGCCGATATTACTAAAGCTCAGAAGATTTTAGGTTATATACCCCAAGTTTCTCTCATGGAAGGATTAGCCGAACAATGGCAATGGATTCAGTCGTTGTATATTTGA
- a CDS encoding FAD-dependent oxidoreductase: MSQKLILIGGGHAHAIALRKWGLNPLPDVDLTLISDVEKTPYSGMLPGHVAGFYNYNETHIDLPSLAQFAGAKFICDRAIGIDPDHNQIICTSRQLTFDYLSLDIGSIPQTLTVPGAKEYVIPAKPVPVFLDAWYKLKQLAAANPEQPLSIAIVGGGAGGVELALNMQTCLRAILKGKSTPEIHLIHRGKQLLSGHNDWVSKKLTRIIQQRGIKLYLQQDVSEVLADQIICQSGLKIAASNIFWVTQATAPSWIKESHLKTDAHGFILVADTLQSISHPHIFAAGDIATMVNYQRPKAGVFAVRQGQPLFNNWQNILTKKPLQSYIPQDKYLALIGTGDQKAIASWDSLGWRSALFWRLKDYIDRKFMNQFTDL, translated from the coding sequence ATGAGCCAAAAGCTAATATTAATTGGTGGCGGTCATGCTCATGCGATCGCCTTAAGAAAATGGGGTTTAAATCCTCTACCAGACGTTGATTTAACTTTAATTAGTGATGTCGAAAAAACACCCTATTCGGGGATGCTGCCTGGTCATGTGGCGGGGTTTTATAACTACAATGAGACGCATATCGACTTGCCTAGTTTGGCTCAGTTTGCGGGGGCGAAATTCATTTGCGATCGCGCTATTGGCATCGATCCAGATCACAACCAGATAATTTGTACATCTCGGCAGCTAACGTTTGATTATTTATCTTTAGATATTGGCAGTATTCCTCAAACCCTCACTGTTCCTGGGGCAAAAGAATATGTTATCCCCGCTAAACCCGTTCCAGTTTTTCTTGATGCTTGGTATAAGTTAAAGCAGTTGGCAGCAGCTAATCCAGAACAACCCCTATCAATTGCGATCGTCGGCGGTGGTGCAGGAGGTGTAGAGTTAGCTTTAAATATGCAAACCTGTTTAAGAGCAATTTTAAAAGGCAAGAGTACTCCAGAAATTCATTTAATCCATCGCGGTAAACAGTTATTATCTGGACACAATGACTGGGTAAGTAAGAAGCTAACCAGAATTATTCAGCAACGAGGTATTAAATTATATTTACAGCAAGACGTGAGCGAAGTTTTAGCAGATCAAATTATTTGCCAGTCAGGATTAAAAATTGCAGCAAGTAATATTTTTTGGGTAACTCAAGCTACTGCACCAAGCTGGATTAAAGAGTCTCATTTAAAAACCGATGCTCACGGCTTTATCTTAGTTGCCGACACTCTCCAGTCGATTTCTCATCCGCACATATTTGCTGCGGGAGATATAGCCACCATGGTTAACTATCAACGTCCCAAAGCAGGAGTTTTTGCGGTGCGCCAAGGACAGCCATTATTTAACAACTGGCAGAATATTCTGACTAAAAAACCGCTACAGAGCTATATACCCCAGGATAAATATTTGGCTTTGATCGGTACGGGTGACCAAAAGGCGATCGCATCTTGGGACTCTTTAGGCTGGCGTTCTGCTCTTTTCTGGCGACTTAAAGATTACATCGATCGCAAGTTTATGAACCAGTTTACCGATCTGTAG
- the coaBC gene encoding bifunctional phosphopantothenoylcysteine decarboxylase/phosphopantothenate--cysteine ligase CoaBC gives MNKWDFESPPESALGDREVALESTHLQSKRIALLVTGSIAAMKAPLIARTLRRQGADVVAFVSPEALRYTTIDALEWSTVNPVITKLTANAEHLSDDNPFAAYLVAPATYNTMNKMALGIADGVITSSLGSAIGRMERGKTQILIAPTMHGSLHNSILTESLHKLDRLGIKIIPPQVAYGKNNLPDEKAIAFAVCRAVSQSSLKDIPILVTGGPTPVPIDHIRRLTNRFTGKLGACIAEELYLRGAKVKLIHGQGSYSPPEYLPHKIVTTYDEYLTEVMTELQTNYRYGIFSAAVADYQPTQVFPGKIPSGELSKIDLIPTTKVIREVRAKFPSLGMITFKYQENISHEESIDIAKSRLQQGYQMVVANRGEEHQATGAQVAYLVTKERSPQKVVGKVEIAKAIADYLEATCD, from the coding sequence ATGAACAAATGGGATTTTGAATCGCCACCAGAATCGGCATTAGGCGATCGCGAAGTAGCCTTAGAATCAACTCATTTACAATCTAAGCGCATTGCTTTATTGGTAACGGGTAGTATTGCAGCGATGAAAGCTCCTCTAATTGCCCGTACTCTTCGTCGTCAGGGTGCAGATGTGGTGGCGTTTGTTTCCCCTGAAGCTTTGCGCTATACCACTATTGATGCTTTGGAGTGGAGTACTGTTAATCCTGTGATTACCAAGCTCACGGCAAATGCCGAACATTTGAGCGATGACAATCCCTTTGCTGCTTATTTAGTTGCCCCTGCCACATATAACACTATGAACAAGATGGCTTTGGGTATTGCCGATGGGGTAATTACTTCTAGTTTAGGTTCAGCGATTGGCAGAATGGAGCGGGGTAAAACCCAAATTCTAATTGCGCCAACGATGCATGGTAGTCTGCATAATTCAATTCTGACGGAATCTCTGCACAAGTTAGATCGCTTGGGAATTAAAATCATTCCGCCACAAGTCGCTTATGGCAAGAACAATCTCCCCGATGAAAAAGCGATCGCCTTTGCCGTCTGTCGCGCAGTTAGCCAATCTTCTCTTAAGGATATCCCCATTTTGGTTACAGGAGGCCCTACCCCTGTTCCTATCGATCATATCCGTCGTCTAACTAATCGCTTCACAGGGAAATTAGGAGCTTGTATTGCTGAAGAATTATATTTGCGGGGGGCAAAAGTAAAATTAATTCATGGACAGGGTAGTTATTCTCCTCCTGAGTATCTTCCGCACAAAATAGTTACTACCTACGATGAGTATTTAACTGAAGTCATGACAGAGTTACAAACTAATTATCGTTATGGCATCTTTTCCGCTGCGGTAGCTGATTACCAACCTACTCAAGTATTCCCTGGCAAAATTCCTAGTGGTGAATTGTCTAAAATTGATTTAATCCCAACCACCAAAGTAATTAGGGAAGTAAGAGCTAAGTTTCCTAGCTTAGGCATGATTACGTTTAAATACCAAGAAAATATCTCCCATGAAGAGTCGATCGATATTGCGAAAAGTAGATTACAACAGGGTTATCAAATGGTGGTAGCCAATCGAGGGGAAGAACATCAAGCTACAGGCGCACAGGTAGCTTATCTAGTAACCAAAGAGCGATCGCCACAAAAAGTAGTAGGTAAAGTAGAAATTGCTAAAGCGATCGCCGATTATCTAGAAGCGACTTGCGATTAA
- a CDS encoding ATP-binding cassette domain-containing protein, which yields MSIIVVDNLSKIYPVAIKQPGLKGTLTHFFRRSYREIKAVQDVSFKIQPGEVVGFLGGNGAGKTTTLKMLTGLIHPSAGEVKVADYVPFRRQPQFLHKMSLVMGQKQQLLWDLPALDSLRINAAVYNIPDRVFKQRLGELATMLDVSDKLHQPVRKLSLGERMKAELLAALLHHPQVLFLDEPTLGLDVNAQVAVREFLQQYNQRYGATILLTSHYMADITALCDRVLLIHQGQLIYDGLLDDLLDRFAPYRQVKVELAQALSPDVLADFGEVESIQGQEVRLLVPREKLTATISRILAQLQVQDLNVSDPPVEEIVGRLFQTGKAD from the coding sequence GTGTCCATTATTGTTGTTGATAACCTGAGTAAAATCTATCCTGTGGCAATCAAGCAGCCAGGATTAAAAGGTACTTTGACTCACTTTTTTCGCCGTAGCTATCGAGAAATTAAAGCGGTGCAAGATGTCTCTTTTAAAATTCAGCCAGGAGAAGTAGTCGGGTTTTTAGGTGGGAATGGTGCGGGGAAAACAACTACCCTGAAAATGCTGACGGGTTTGATTCATCCTTCAGCAGGAGAAGTTAAGGTAGCAGATTATGTTCCTTTCCGTCGCCAACCACAGTTTTTACACAAAATGAGCTTAGTCATGGGGCAAAAGCAACAGCTACTGTGGGATTTACCTGCTTTAGATTCCCTGCGAATTAATGCTGCTGTTTATAATATTCCCGATCGCGTTTTTAAACAGCGTTTGGGAGAATTAGCCACTATGTTAGATGTGTCCGATAAGCTACACCAACCAGTGCGTAAGCTATCTTTGGGGGAAAGAATGAAGGCAGAGTTATTAGCAGCACTGCTGCATCACCCTCAAGTATTGTTTCTCGATGAGCCGACTTTGGGTTTAGATGTTAATGCCCAAGTAGCAGTTAGGGAATTTCTGCAACAGTACAATCAACGTTATGGAGCGACAATCTTACTGACTAGTCACTACATGGCAGATATTACCGCATTATGCGATCGCGTTTTATTAATTCATCAAGGACAATTAATTTACGATGGTTTATTAGATGATTTACTCGACCGTTTTGCTCCCTATCGCCAAGTTAAAGTAGAGTTGGCTCAGGCTCTGTCACCAGATGTACTAGCTGATTTTGGTGAGGTGGAGTCAATTCAAGGACAAGAAGTTCGCTTGCTCGTACCCAGAGAAAAGTTAACTGCAACCATCTCGCGTATTTTGGCACAGTTGCAGGTACAAGATTTAAACGTCAGCGATCCACCTGTTGAAGAAATTGTTGGTCGGTTGTTTCAAACAGGCAAAGCGGATTAA
- a CDS encoding PAS domain-containing sensor histidine kinase: MPESPKLSDKDPFFCIEAHINNLHQEISQLKKTEAQLAKTLSLVRGTLESAAYGIIAVSHEGEILSHNQKFLEMWKIPDSLTLSKDSEECQNFFARQLKNPEVFCRSVWKISRESETEAYDILELKEGRVFAQYSKPQRLDDKIIGRVWSIWDITELKQRTESELENTQGKIETVQTTQEAQQFSQLRSLFVSMLCHQFRSLLNIISFSNSLLKQSKNKWISNTKLPSYFNNIQTAVEQINVLLDELTFFGKSEVGQIDFKPEPMELDEFCCSLIAQMKPLSDCKQQTIEFSSRHNCQTTCIDKNILHHVLTNLLSNAIKYSLNGSKIEFEVLGEKEQVIIEIKDKGIGILEVDQPQIFEPFFRGSNVDSLPGNGLGLSIVKNLVEIHGGKIEVESKVGIGTKFSLTLAVVPILSEQTHSK, from the coding sequence ATGCCTGAATCTCCAAAGCTTTCAGACAAAGACCCGTTTTTTTGTATAGAAGCGCACATTAACAATCTTCATCAAGAAATTTCTCAATTAAAAAAGACAGAAGCTCAACTGGCAAAAACTTTGTCTCTAGTACGTGGAACCCTCGAGTCTGCTGCCTACGGTATTATTGCCGTTAGTCATGAGGGAGAAATTCTTAGCCACAATCAAAAATTCTTGGAGATGTGGAAAATTCCCGACTCGCTAACTTTATCGAAAGACTCTGAGGAATGTCAAAACTTTTTTGCTCGCCAGCTTAAAAACCCAGAAGTTTTTTGCCGTTCTGTTTGGAAGATTTCCAGAGAATCTGAGACCGAAGCCTATGACATTCTAGAGCTAAAAGAAGGTAGAGTGTTCGCGCAATATTCTAAGCCCCAGCGATTAGACGACAAAATCATTGGCAGAGTCTGGAGTATCTGGGATATTACCGAACTTAAACAGCGAACCGAGTCAGAACTAGAGAACACCCAAGGTAAGATAGAGACAGTCCAGACAACACAAGAAGCTCAGCAGTTCAGCCAACTGCGATCGCTTTTCGTTTCTATGCTTTGTCATCAATTCCGCTCCTTATTAAATATTATTTCCTTCTCTAATAGCTTATTAAAACAGTCTAAAAACAAATGGATTAGTAACACAAAATTACCGTCGTATTTTAATAATATTCAAACGGCAGTCGAACAAATTAACGTGCTGCTAGATGAGTTGACGTTTTTTGGCAAGTCGGAAGTCGGACAAATTGACTTTAAGCCAGAACCAATGGAGCTAGATGAGTTTTGCTGCTCTTTAATAGCACAAATGAAGCCGTTGAGCGACTGTAAACAGCAAACTATTGAATTTTCTAGTCGTCATAATTGCCAGACTACTTGCATCGATAAAAATATATTGCATCATGTTCTTACCAACTTGCTATCAAATGCGATCAAGTATTCTCTAAACGGCAGCAAGATTGAGTTTGAAGTTTTAGGCGAAAAAGAACAAGTAATTATTGAGATTAAGGATAAGGGAATTGGTATTTTAGAAGTAGACCAGCCACAAATATTTGAGCCATTTTTTCGAGGATCCAACGTCGATAGTTTACCTGGTAATGGTTTAGGTCTATCAATAGTTAAAAATTTAGTGGAGATCCACGGCGGTAAAATTGAGGTAGAAAGTAAAGTTGGGATAGGTACTAAGTTTTCACTTACTTTGGCAGTTGTGCCGATACTGTCAGAGCAAACGCACTCTAAATGA
- a CDS encoding DNA-binding response regulator, protein MSLGADDYLTKPSTVEELLEAVWVRLNRYNILQKCYSCDYHLPEATVASTVSDCEADFLLPNIPEFSEVFKFIEANYNQGITLCDVAKAVGYSPAYLTNKIKQETGRTVNRWIIERRMAQALFLLRSTNQLVEEIAVAVGYQNTCYFFRQFRQYQGTTPQAWREKHLLAGVREREMTCGR, encoded by the coding sequence ATGTCGCTAGGAGCTGATGATTATCTTACTAAGCCTTCTACTGTAGAAGAGTTACTGGAAGCGGTTTGGGTTCGACTGAACAGATATAATATACTGCAAAAATGTTACAGCTGTGATTATCACCTCCCCGAAGCGACTGTAGCCTCTACGGTTTCTGACTGCGAGGCTGATTTTCTGTTGCCAAATATTCCAGAGTTTAGTGAAGTATTTAAGTTTATTGAAGCCAACTACAATCAGGGAATTACTTTGTGCGATGTAGCTAAGGCAGTAGGCTATTCACCAGCTTACTTAACGAATAAAATTAAGCAAGAAACGGGACGTACAGTAAACCGCTGGATTATTGAACGTCGTATGGCTCAAGCGCTTTTCTTACTCCGCAGTACAAATCAATTAGTAGAAGAAATTGCTGTAGCAGTTGGATATCAAAATACTTGTTATTTCTTCCGCCAGTTCCGTCAATATCAAGGAACAACTCCTCAAGCTTGGAGGGAGAAGCATCTTTTAGCAGGCGTTAGGGAAAGAGAGATGACCTGCGGGCGTTAA
- the aroF gene encoding 3-deoxy-7-phosphoheptulonate synthase has protein sequence MIVVIQSGTSEQEINRICLELRATWQVTTEKSVGKHKVVIGMIGDTADLDPLQVQEVSPRIEQVLRVEKPFKRVSREYRYGEASEVIVPTPNGAVTFGENQPIVLVAGPCSVENESMIVETAQRVKAAGAKFLRGGAYKPRTSPYSFQGHGESALDLLAKAREVTGLGIITEVMDTADLDRVAEVADILQIGARNMQNFSLLKKVGAQDKPVLLKRGMAATIDDWLMAAEYILAAGNANVILCERGIRTFDRTYTRNILDLSAVPVLRSLTHLPIMVDPSHATGISALVPTMAKAAIAAGTDSLMIEVHPNPAKALSDGAQCLTPDRFDRLIQELAIVGKAVDRWQQPAIALV, from the coding sequence ATGATCGTTGTGATTCAATCTGGTACGTCAGAACAAGAAATTAATCGGATTTGTTTAGAGTTGAGAGCTACCTGGCAGGTAACGACAGAAAAAAGTGTTGGCAAACACAAGGTCGTAATCGGTATGATTGGCGATACGGCGGATCTCGATCCGCTACAGGTGCAGGAAGTAAGTCCTAGGATCGAACAAGTTTTGCGAGTAGAAAAACCTTTCAAGCGAGTCAGTCGGGAATATCGCTATGGCGAAGCGAGCGAAGTCATCGTGCCTACACCCAACGGTGCTGTTACCTTTGGGGAAAATCAACCCATTGTACTGGTAGCTGGTCCCTGCTCGGTAGAAAACGAGTCGATGATTGTGGAAACGGCACAGCGAGTCAAGGCAGCAGGAGCTAAGTTCCTTCGAGGTGGAGCGTACAAGCCTCGCACATCACCTTACTCCTTCCAAGGTCATGGCGAAAGTGCTTTGGACTTACTGGCGAAAGCGCGAGAAGTGACGGGACTGGGGATAATCACAGAAGTAATGGATACAGCCGATCTCGATCGGGTTGCCGAAGTGGCTGATATCCTGCAAATTGGTGCCAGAAATATGCAGAACTTCTCGCTATTGAAGAAGGTGGGAGCGCAAGACAAACCAGTGCTGCTCAAGCGCGGTATGGCTGCCACTATTGATGACTGGCTGATGGCTGCTGAATATATCCTGGCGGCTGGCAATGCCAACGTTATTCTCTGCGAACGAGGTATTCGTACTTTCGATCGCACTTACACTCGCAATATCTTAGATCTTTCTGCTGTGCCTGTACTGCGTTCTTTAACTCACCTCCCAATTATGGTCGATCCCAGCCACGCTACGGGGATATCTGCACTTGTTCCGACAATGGCGAAAGCGGCGATCGCTGCTGGGACAGATTCTCTAATGATTGAGGTTCATCCTAACCCCGCTAAAGCTCTGTCTGACGGTGCTCAATGTTTGACTCCCGATCGCTTTGATCGACTGATTCAGGAACTAGCGATCGTTGGTAAAGCAGTAGATCGCTGGCAGCAGCCTGCCATAGCACTTGTTTAA
- the trpD gene encoding anthranilate phosphoribosyltransferase produces the protein MVETFIAQKPSSTSDSSSWSSLLQQLLAKQSLSVDQATDLMQGWLSESIPTVLSGAILAAFEAKGVSAPELMGMVQVLHSQSVQLENTLTNTSPLVDTCGTGGDGASTFNISTAVAFVTAAAGIKVAKHGNRSASSKTGSADVLEALGVNLRAEPEKIQRAVSEVGITFLFAPGWHPALKAVAPLRKTLKIRTIFNLLGPLVNPLHPTGQVIGVSDPTLVKTFAEVLSQLGTRAVIVHGREKLDEAGLADINDLAIATDKVSLIKLDPKELGIKNAPTLALRGGDVQENADILRTVLQGRGTQAQQDVVALNAALALFVGEAIGEEPNFDTFARGFALAKEVLQSGEAWRKLSQLAQFLH, from the coding sequence ATGGTAGAAACTTTCATTGCTCAAAAACCATCGTCAACGTCTGACTCCTCTAGCTGGTCGAGTTTGTTACAACAATTGTTGGCCAAACAATCACTTTCAGTTGACCAAGCGACCGATCTGATGCAGGGCTGGCTGAGCGAATCTATTCCGACCGTCCTATCGGGAGCGATTTTAGCAGCGTTTGAGGCAAAAGGCGTCTCGGCTCCAGAACTGATGGGCATGGTGCAGGTTTTGCACTCCCAGTCAGTACAACTCGAAAACACATTAACAAACACGTCTCCGTTAGTTGATACCTGCGGTACGGGAGGAGATGGAGCATCAACCTTTAATATTTCTACGGCGGTTGCTTTTGTAACGGCTGCTGCTGGAATCAAGGTAGCTAAACACGGTAATCGCTCAGCCTCGAGTAAAACTGGTTCGGCAGATGTTTTGGAAGCTTTAGGAGTCAATCTGAGGGCTGAACCAGAAAAGATCCAAAGAGCAGTAAGCGAGGTGGGCATTACTTTTCTGTTTGCTCCTGGCTGGCATCCTGCCCTTAAAGCCGTTGCTCCCCTGCGGAAAACCCTCAAAATACGCACTATTTTTAATTTGCTAGGCCCGCTTGTCAATCCTTTACATCCTACTGGGCAAGTGATTGGAGTGAGCGACCCAACATTGGTCAAAACGTTTGCCGAAGTTTTATCTCAATTGGGAACCAGAGCGGTTATCGTTCACGGACGGGAAAAATTAGATGAAGCAGGATTAGCAGATATTAACGATCTGGCGATCGCCACTGACAAAGTAAGCTTAATTAAGTTAGACCCCAAAGAACTCGGCATTAAAAATGCTCCCACGTTGGCACTACGGGGTGGCGACGTGCAGGAAAACGCGGATATTCTTAGAACAGTACTTCAAGGTAGGGGTACTCAGGCACAGCAGGATGTCGTTGCTTTAAACGCTGCGTTAGCACTTTTTGTGGGCGAAGCCATCGGCGAAGAGCCTAATTTCGATACGTTTGCACGGGGTTTTGCCCTGGCTAAAGAGGTGCTGCAAAGTGGAGAAGCCTGGAGAAAGTTGTCACAACTGGCTCAATTTCTTCATTAG